In a genomic window of Chrysemys picta bellii isolate R12L10 chromosome 23, ASM1138683v2, whole genome shotgun sequence:
- the LOC101940480 gene encoding probable methyltransferase-like protein 24 gives MEPDTQGTDPTAGFGPSAGHGEVWAESEQVRSGSRSSPRAPGEAGSRRGLGARAQECSRRAGSGGRAAPPPGPVPAGAAGGGAGGCGGAMGGGSALRLLLLGCWVLSLGQILLRCGRPGDEPGPFTIITIRGEPAPGSAAPRHEGTGAPAGGPGGRSPGSLQRYQDENENLGQPKTQQEVALQPWADGSESLRSEAERFLTYISTPQLPCSRALSQAGLQDFTASTAGAWRVCLDHMPTASLKLQQERCLVYTFSMVKRGFEFSQRMSEMQCQVHSFGLTPYKQIGLWQKGQVQHHALWLDWHERRPVTSSQRRRSPSKRLHQIMEDFGHKKIDVLEADLASAEWKILESILVDGTVAAVHQLILAIHLHWPGFEVSGSEAAVVRYWYSLLKALEARGFRLFHSFKDLQKPQLFLHKELFNASSSYTLSWVNTYWMY, from the exons ATGGAGCCGGACACACAGGGCACGGACCCCACGGCTGGCTTTGGGCCCAGTGCGGGGCACGGGGAAGTTTGGGCAGAGTCCGAGCAGGTCCGGTCCGGGTCCCGGAGCTCGCCGCGGGCGCCGGGGGAGGCAGGGTCGCGGCGGGGCCTGGGAGCCCGAGCCCAGGAATGCAgccgccgggcggggagcgggggcCGCGCCGCCCCTCCTCCGGGGCCGGTCCCGGCCGGGGCTGCAGGTGGAGGAGCCGGCGGCTGCGGCGGAGCCATGGGAGGCGGCTCGGCtctgcggctgctgctgctgggctgctgggtcctgagcctggggcagatcCTGCTGCGCTGCGGCCGCCCGGGGGACGAGCCGGGGCCCTTCACCATCATCACCATCCGCGGGGAGCCCGCCCCGGGCagcgccgccccccgccacgAGGGGACgggagccccggccggggggcCAGGCGGGCGCAGCCCGGGCTCCCTGCAGCGCTACCAGGATGAGAACGAGAACCTCGGCCAGCCC AAAACCCAGCAGGAGGtggccctgcagccctgggccgaTGGCAGCGAGTCCCTCCGAAGCGAAGCCGAACGGTTCCTTACGTACATCAGCACCCCCCAG CTGCCCTGCTCCCGAGCtctgagccaggctgggctccagGATTTCACAGCCAGCACTGCCGGGGCGTGGCGAGTCTGCCTAGATCACATGCCCACTGCGTCGCTGAAGCTTCAGCAGGAGAGGTGCCTGGTTTATACCTTCAG CATGGTCAAAAGGGGCTTTGAGTTCAGCCAGCGGATGAGCGAAATGCAGTGTCAGGTGCACAGCTTTGGCCTGACCCCCTACAAGCAGATAGGCCTCTGGCAGAAAGGACAGGTGCAGCACCATGCGCTGTGGCTGGACTGGCACGAGCGACGCCCGGTCACCTCCTCGCAGAGACGGAGGAGCCCTTCCAAGAGGCTACATCAGATCATGGAGGACTTCGGCCACAAGAAG ATCGACGTGTTGGAGGCGGACTTGGCCAGCGCCGAGTGGAAGATTTTGGAGAGTATCCTTGTGGATGGCACCGTGGCAGCAGTGCACCAGCTGATCCTCGCCATCCACCTCCACTGGCCCGGCTTTGAGGTCAGTGGGAGCGAGGCAGCCGTGGTGCGGTACTGGTACAGCCTGCTGAAGGCACTAGAGGCCAGAGGGTTTCGGCTGTTCCATAGCTTCAAGGACCTGCAGAAGCCGCAGCTCTTCCTGCACAAAGAACTCTTCAATGCCAGCAGCTCCTACACCCTGAGCTGGGTCAACACGTACTGGATGTACTGA